One window from the genome of Serinibacter salmoneus encodes:
- a CDS encoding ATP-binding protein, which produces MASLESADTLDDLVAVLREVRVQAGLPSYSQIATEVARVRAARRGIETAAKPGRVTVYDAFRDGRRRLDPDLASDILTVLGRPDLAPALHQAHARVLRHRAAATARPTVTVTPPGPSALTGSRAAEVADLTARVVAARPDDPPGDPVAEARTPSVVVLTGLPGVGKSTMARDLAHLLAARTGADAVLEIGLRTASGEAGPDTVKPREVAGEIRRARRARATGGSQGRARGVSHAVVLLDDVPSGGDLAEIAGLLDPADVLVATSRIRLQWDGATAHHVVEPMNEADSIALLSVLLAQHTRRQDPESDSEALRALAAHCGGLPLAMTILAGNAHSTPGWYLSDHVHRLDTLGLGTVPALQDALHHLTADQRRVLAFLARHRGRLTAQEIAVALAQGPAPLSSDEAARALTALRGANLVVQTHGRYDLHDVVRSGVRGTPEFEVRFSLLRSQTNALVSHLLAGYAASPSLSWIEEHAEAAVTTAQLAAELDLADAVGSLAQALSRQLLDDGRVTDAYLLTSAHLAALGDGEVATEHLIRHATAARLAGNLEDTRATLGRAVADAELLGPLRVALAETEAVTGSLERACDELEELLTESIPAEVRLSARYRLPQFLLVAGRAERARLIAEEVIAERANEPPDTALSMVRNNYARALCELDEAAAAEVAAHEAIAESRRSRTQRFEAQALSLVADAIAWQGRPDEATPFSDAAFELTQSLGDPAGVVILGANLVHSAVALGDLPRAREVLRAVRDARRRLNYAALELDELLARADVARAEGDAALSIAVLERAAAIADHQGLRLHEARTRILHGDALATLGDREGAVRQWRAVVQSPTSAPLRVRLARERLAQE; this is translated from the coding sequence ATGGCGAGCCTTGAGTCCGCCGACACGCTCGATGACCTGGTGGCCGTGCTGCGCGAGGTCCGGGTGCAGGCGGGCCTGCCGAGCTACTCGCAGATCGCCACGGAGGTCGCCCGCGTGCGCGCGGCGCGGCGCGGCATCGAGACAGCCGCCAAGCCCGGGCGCGTGACCGTGTACGACGCCTTCCGCGACGGGCGCCGCCGCCTCGACCCGGATCTCGCCTCGGACATCCTCACGGTGCTCGGCCGCCCCGATCTCGCCCCCGCCCTGCACCAGGCGCACGCCCGGGTGCTGCGCCACCGGGCCGCGGCCACCGCGCGGCCCACGGTCACGGTCACGCCGCCCGGGCCCAGCGCCCTGACCGGTAGCCGCGCCGCCGAGGTGGCGGACCTGACCGCCCGCGTCGTGGCGGCACGCCCCGATGACCCACCCGGTGACCCGGTCGCCGAGGCGCGCACGCCCAGCGTGGTGGTGCTCACCGGGCTCCCCGGCGTGGGGAAGTCGACCATGGCGCGCGACCTGGCCCATCTCCTGGCGGCGCGCACGGGGGCGGATGCCGTGCTGGAGATCGGCCTTCGCACCGCTTCCGGCGAGGCCGGTCCCGACACGGTGAAGCCCCGCGAGGTGGCCGGCGAGATCAGGCGGGCACGGCGCGCTCGGGCGACCGGCGGATCGCAGGGCCGTGCGCGCGGGGTGAGCCACGCCGTCGTGCTCCTGGATGATGTGCCCTCAGGTGGCGACCTCGCCGAGATCGCCGGCCTGCTCGACCCGGCCGATGTGCTCGTGGCAACCTCCCGTATACGGCTGCAGTGGGACGGCGCCACCGCGCACCACGTGGTCGAGCCCATGAACGAGGCCGATTCGATCGCGCTGCTCAGCGTGCTGCTGGCGCAGCACACGAGGCGCCAGGACCCCGAGTCGGATTCCGAGGCACTGCGCGCGCTCGCGGCGCACTGCGGCGGGCTCCCGCTCGCGATGACCATTCTCGCCGGAAACGCGCACAGCACGCCCGGGTGGTACCTGAGTGACCACGTGCACCGACTCGACACCCTCGGGCTCGGCACCGTGCCCGCGCTCCAGGACGCGCTCCACCACCTCACCGCCGATCAACGCCGCGTGCTCGCGTTCCTCGCGCGGCACCGCGGCCGGCTCACAGCGCAGGAGATCGCCGTCGCGCTGGCACAGGGCCCGGCGCCGCTCTCGAGTGACGAGGCCGCCCGCGCCCTCACCGCGCTGCGCGGCGCGAACCTCGTGGTGCAGACTCATGGCCGATACGACCTGCATGACGTGGTGCGCTCCGGCGTGCGCGGGACACCCGAGTTCGAGGTGCGTTTCTCGCTGCTGCGTTCCCAGACCAATGCGCTGGTCTCGCACCTCCTCGCCGGGTACGCGGCGAGCCCCAGCCTGTCCTGGATCGAGGAGCACGCCGAGGCCGCGGTCACGACGGCGCAACTCGCCGCGGAACTCGACCTCGCCGACGCGGTCGGGTCACTGGCGCAAGCCCTGAGCCGTCAGCTGCTGGACGACGGCCGGGTCACCGACGCCTACCTGCTCACCTCGGCGCACCTCGCTGCCCTCGGGGACGGCGAGGTGGCCACCGAACACCTCATTCGCCACGCGACGGCCGCGAGATTGGCCGGGAACCTCGAGGACACGCGCGCCACGCTGGGACGCGCGGTGGCCGATGCGGAGCTGCTCGGTCCACTCAGGGTGGCACTCGCGGAGACGGAGGCCGTGACCGGCAGCCTCGAGCGTGCCTGCGACGAGCTCGAGGAACTCCTGACCGAGTCGATCCCGGCGGAGGTCCGGCTCTCTGCGCGCTACCGACTTCCTCAGTTCCTCCTGGTGGCCGGCCGTGCCGAGCGGGCCCGGCTGATCGCCGAGGAGGTCATTGCCGAGCGCGCGAACGAGCCACCCGACACGGCGCTGTCCATGGTGCGCAACAACTACGCGCGTGCCCTGTGCGAGCTCGACGAGGCTGCCGCGGCTGAGGTCGCCGCCCACGAGGCGATCGCCGAAAGTCGGCGCAGCCGCACGCAGCGATTCGAGGCGCAGGCGTTGAGCCTCGTGGCCGACGCGATCGCCTGGCAGGGCCGCCCGGACGAGGCGACGCCGTTCTCCGACGCCGCGTTCGAGCTGACGCAGTCGCTCGGCGATCCGGCCGGGGTCGTGATTCTCGGCGCGAACCTCGTGCACAGCGCGGTGGCCTTGGGGGACCTCCCCCGCGCGCGAGAGGTGCTTCGCGCCGTGAGGGACGCCCGACGGCGCCTGAACTACGCGGCCCTCGAACTGGATGAACTGTTGGCGCGCGCGGACGTCGCTCGGGCCGAGGGCGACGCCGCCCTGTCGATCGCGGTGCTCGAGCGCGCCGCTGCGATCGCCGACCACCAGGGACTGCGGCTGCACGAGGCGCGCACCCGGATCCTGCACGGGGACGCGCTCGCGACGCTCGGGGACCGCGAGGGAGCGGTGCGGCAGTGGCGCGCGGTGGTGCAGTCCCCGACGAGCGCGCCGCTGCGCGTGCGGCTGGCCCGGGAGCGGCTGGCGCAGGAGTAG
- a CDS encoding Na/Pi symporter, which yields MTDQLNAREAGAAVDPEAAASAAHTMTVVADDATRRGATHHVSETEAFAASATAAADAADPGTQDATLRGPWDRWVPEGPARTWVNWLSVAVSIYLLISAVNLIGGGFKAATGDQAEQLFAFASNPIVALMVGVLATAATQSSSTTSSITVGLAAGGLPLEIAIPIIMGANIGTTLTNTLVSIGMIGNKEDFRRAFAAATVHDFFNLIAVAILLPLELMTGYLETLSGLLANAFSSVTGLDTGRADLIGTATEPIENAMAAATSGVPAPWGGILMIAVGIALILFSISFVGKVLKVLMVGRARRVLHTAIGRGPVSGIASGTVVTALVQSSSTATSLMIPLAGSGTFTLRQVYPFTIGANIGTTVTAFLAALGLSGANASFGLQVALVHLLFNLSATVIIFGLPFLRPVPVRAAQWLANRSAENKSFAAMWVLGVFVALPGLLIAGTLLF from the coding sequence ATGACCGACCAGCTGAACGCACGGGAGGCGGGTGCCGCGGTCGATCCCGAGGCAGCTGCCTCCGCCGCGCACACGATGACCGTGGTGGCCGACGATGCGACCCGGCGGGGCGCCACGCACCACGTGTCCGAGACCGAGGCGTTCGCCGCCTCTGCGACAGCCGCGGCCGATGCCGCCGATCCCGGCACGCAGGACGCCACCCTGCGCGGCCCCTGGGACCGCTGGGTGCCGGAGGGTCCCGCTCGCACCTGGGTGAACTGGCTCTCGGTGGCGGTCTCGATCTACCTGCTGATCTCCGCGGTCAACCTCATCGGTGGTGGCTTCAAGGCCGCCACGGGAGATCAGGCCGAGCAACTGTTCGCCTTCGCGAGCAACCCGATCGTGGCGCTCATGGTGGGTGTGCTCGCCACTGCCGCCACACAGTCCTCCTCCACCACCAGTTCCATCACGGTGGGGTTGGCGGCTGGTGGCCTGCCGCTGGAGATCGCGATCCCGATCATCATGGGTGCCAACATCGGCACCACGCTGACCAACACCCTGGTCAGCATCGGCATGATCGGGAACAAGGAGGACTTCCGCCGGGCGTTTGCCGCAGCCACGGTGCACGACTTCTTCAACCTCATCGCCGTGGCGATCCTGCTGCCGCTGGAACTGATGACGGGATACCTGGAGACGCTCTCCGGGCTGCTCGCGAATGCCTTCTCCAGCGTGACCGGGTTGGACACCGGCCGCGCCGACCTCATCGGCACCGCCACCGAACCCATCGAGAACGCCATGGCCGCTGCGACCTCCGGCGTCCCCGCACCGTGGGGCGGGATCCTGATGATCGCCGTCGGGATCGCCCTGATCCTGTTCTCCATCAGCTTCGTGGGCAAGGTCCTCAAGGTGCTGATGGTGGGCCGCGCCCGCCGCGTGCTGCACACCGCGATCGGCCGAGGCCCGGTCTCGGGCATCGCCTCGGGAACCGTGGTGACCGCACTCGTGCAGTCCTCCTCCACCGCCACGTCCCTGATGATCCCCCTCGCGGGCTCGGGTACCTTCACGCTGCGCCAGGTCTACCCCTTCACCATCGGTGCGAACATCGGCACCACCGTGACCGCATTCCTCGCCGCGCTCGGCCTCTCCGGCGCGAACGCGAGTTTCGGCCTCCAGGTCGCCCTGGTGCACCTGCTGTTCAACCTGTCCGCGACTGTCATCATCTTCGGCCTGCCGTTCCTGCGGCCGGTCCCGGTGCGTGCCGCGCAGTGGCTCGCGAACCGTTCCGCGGAGAACAAGTCCTTCGCCGCGATGTGGGTGCTGGGCGTGTTCGTGGCGCTCCCGGGCCTGCTCATCGCCGGCACTCTGCTCTTCTGA
- a CDS encoding rhomboid family intramembrane serine protease: protein MRTLFRSEQVGRASLSGANVTASLLTLAWLAGAMLLLQVVNSLTGSWLTQHLGITPRTLEGLLGILFAPLLHAGWSHLWSNLALVVAFGFLVRLGGPTQFVGVTAVIWLVSGLGIWLTAPAGSVTIGASVLVFGWLAYLVVRGFLRRAVGQILLGIVLLAIWGSIFWTGIALAAFGPGSVSWQGHLFGAVGGVLAAWLVARADGTVGARR, encoded by the coding sequence ATGCGCACCCTCTTCCGCTCCGAGCAGGTCGGCCGCGCGTCGCTGTCCGGGGCGAACGTGACGGCATCACTCCTGACCCTCGCCTGGCTCGCCGGCGCGATGCTCCTGCTGCAGGTGGTCAATTCCCTCACCGGCTCCTGGCTCACGCAGCACCTCGGCATCACACCACGCACCCTCGAGGGGCTGCTCGGGATCCTGTTCGCTCCACTCCTGCACGCCGGCTGGAGCCATCTGTGGTCCAACCTGGCCCTGGTGGTGGCCTTCGGGTTCCTCGTGCGGCTCGGTGGCCCCACGCAGTTCGTGGGGGTGACGGCGGTGATCTGGCTGGTCAGCGGCCTGGGGATCTGGTTGACGGCGCCGGCGGGGTCGGTGACGATCGGCGCCTCGGTGCTGGTGTTCGGGTGGCTGGCCTATCTCGTGGTGCGCGGGTTCCTGCGCCGCGCCGTGGGGCAGATCCTGCTCGGGATCGTGCTGCTGGCCATCTGGGGCAGCATCTTCTGGACCGGGATCGCCCTGGCCGCCTTCGGGCCGGGGTCGGTGTCCTGGCAGGGGCACCTGTTCGGAGCCGTCGGGGGTGTGCTGGCCGCGTGGCTGGTGGCGCGGGCGGACGGGACCGTGGGCGCGCGCCGCTAG
- a CDS encoding sensor histidine kinase, producing the protein MTGGVQEQRRTLVRPVPGGWPLRGALIGLGLAFMISDVVTDTVDLSAPSGWFSLVIPYLPLLVLPVGIIVGAVTTLVVFVVTMSAPPDSLMLSAAVAPMLIAIGFAAYGLPRRAALAFGGAFFALLLASALLAPGRLPVFIGLTVTGSLAASAGLAADLFRTRSEVATARVARLREEQAQVRVEERARLALELHDVVAHDVTVIAMQARRAEMLRDPDKSAAILESIGDSASSALQDLRRLVALLSSDAAQEPSALPGGRSAPGAGASDIGEPGAGEPGAGEPGAGEPGGEATAAEHVTAQLRSIAADLERAGFPVELDIEGDLDLVPVSVWQVLSRTMRELGTNVLKYADPAAIVGVRLVVGEAHLELAVENSVADPGSGGQAPSTRAGIAAMRARCEVFGGRVSAGVVGAQNASARAPRSTGHGVRWRTSMTIPLPGRATVEASGAAGAPPEQAREESERA; encoded by the coding sequence ATGACGGGGGGCGTCCAGGAACAGCGCCGCACCCTCGTGCGCCCGGTGCCGGGCGGATGGCCGCTTCGCGGGGCACTGATCGGCCTGGGACTGGCCTTCATGATCAGCGACGTGGTGACCGACACGGTGGACCTCTCCGCACCCTCCGGGTGGTTCTCGCTGGTCATCCCCTACCTGCCGCTGCTGGTGCTTCCCGTCGGCATCATCGTGGGCGCGGTCACGACCCTGGTGGTCTTCGTCGTAACAATGAGCGCCCCGCCGGACAGCCTGATGCTGTCGGCGGCGGTGGCGCCGATGCTGATCGCCATCGGGTTCGCCGCCTATGGGCTCCCGCGGCGTGCGGCCCTCGCGTTCGGCGGCGCCTTCTTCGCGCTCCTGTTGGCCTCAGCGCTCCTGGCGCCCGGGCGGCTGCCCGTGTTCATCGGACTGACGGTCACCGGTTCGCTCGCGGCGTCGGCAGGCCTTGCGGCCGACCTCTTCCGCACCCGGTCCGAGGTGGCCACCGCGCGGGTGGCGCGACTGCGCGAGGAGCAGGCGCAGGTGCGTGTGGAGGAGCGGGCGCGACTGGCTCTGGAGCTGCACGACGTGGTGGCGCACGATGTGACCGTGATCGCGATGCAGGCGCGCCGCGCCGAGATGCTGCGTGATCCGGACAAGAGCGCCGCGATCCTGGAGAGCATCGGTGACTCGGCCTCGAGCGCGCTGCAGGACCTGCGCCGGCTCGTGGCGCTGCTGAGCAGTGACGCCGCGCAGGAGCCGTCCGCTCTCCCCGGCGGCAGATCGGCGCCGGGCGCCGGCGCATCGGACATCGGGGAACCGGGCGCCGGTGAACCGGGCGCCGGTGAACCGGGCGCCGGGGAACCGGGCGGCGAAGCGACGGCCGCGGAGCACGTCACGGCGCAACTGCGCAGCATCGCGGCGGATCTGGAACGTGCCGGCTTCCCGGTGGAACTCGACATCGAGGGAGACCTCGACCTCGTGCCGGTCAGTGTGTGGCAGGTCCTCTCGCGCACGATGCGGGAACTGGGGACCAATGTGCTCAAGTACGCCGACCCTGCTGCCATCGTGGGCGTGCGGCTGGTGGTCGGGGAGGCCCACCTGGAGCTCGCCGTCGAGAACTCCGTGGCCGATCCGGGCAGCGGCGGCCAGGCGCCGTCCACCCGCGCCGGGATCGCGGCGATGCGTGCCCGGTGCGAGGTGTTCGGGGGGCGGGTGTCCGCAGGAGTCGTGGGGGCCCAGAACGCCTCGGCGCGCGCCCCGCGCTCCACCGGTCACGGCGTGCGCTGGCGAACTTCGATGACCATTCCACTGCCCGGGCGTGCCACCGTAGAAGCGAGCGGCGCCGCCGGGGCGCCCCCGGAGCAGGCGCGGGAGGAGAGCGAGCGCGCGTGA
- a CDS encoding response regulator, producing the protein MITVLVVDDEAMTREILRDYLEADPTIEVVGEAADGETAVRQAQALGPDIILMDMQMPGMDGVAATEAIHRAHPEVCILGMSTFTSDRYVVDLLRAGASGYLVKDTRPRDLRAAIAAAVAGESVLSPAVTRHVVAGLQESMRAVQPDPALLEALTDKELQVIQLLAEGMSNREMSDVLFIAESTVKARLVRIMTKLEVRDRVQILVSAMRHGLIDLTEPQGRHAPQR; encoded by the coding sequence GTGATCACAGTCCTGGTGGTGGACGACGAAGCCATGACCCGAGAGATCCTGCGGGACTACCTGGAGGCCGACCCGACCATCGAGGTGGTCGGTGAGGCCGCGGACGGTGAGACTGCAGTCCGGCAGGCCCAGGCGCTGGGCCCCGACATCATCCTGATGGACATGCAGATGCCCGGTATGGACGGCGTGGCCGCCACCGAGGCCATCCACCGGGCGCACCCCGAGGTCTGCATCCTCGGGATGTCCACGTTCACCTCCGACCGCTACGTGGTGGATCTGTTGCGCGCCGGTGCGAGCGGCTACCTGGTCAAGGACACCCGGCCCCGTGACCTACGGGCGGCGATCGCCGCTGCCGTGGCCGGAGAGTCGGTCCTCTCCCCGGCCGTCACCCGCCACGTGGTGGCCGGCCTGCAGGAGTCGATGCGCGCCGTCCAGCCGGACCCCGCTCTCCTGGAGGCACTGACGGACAAGGAACTGCAGGTCATCCAGCTGCTGGCCGAGGGGATGAGCAATCGCGAGATGAGCGACGTGCTCTTCATCGCGGAGTCGACAGTGAAGGCCCGACTGGTGCGGATCATGACCAAGCTCGAGGTGCGTGACCGGGTGCAGATCCTCGTGAGTGCGATGCGGCACGGCCTGATCGACCTCACCGAGCCGCAAGGACGGCACGCACCGCAGCGGTGA
- a CDS encoding STAS/SEC14 domain-containing protein yields the protein MLTTIENLPAGTIGFRASGVISAEDYRDVLEPAMEAAHASQEKVNVVYVIGQDVERFSLGAMAQDAKVGATTPAKEFGRIAVVTDTHWISGAVHFFLHFYRCEVQVFAESAEAEAIAWAAAG from the coding sequence ATGCTCACCACGATCGAGAACCTCCCCGCCGGAACCATCGGTTTCCGCGCGAGCGGCGTCATCAGCGCCGAGGACTACCGCGACGTGCTGGAACCCGCGATGGAGGCCGCGCACGCCTCACAGGAGAAGGTCAACGTCGTCTACGTCATCGGACAGGACGTGGAGCGCTTCAGCCTCGGGGCCATGGCGCAGGACGCGAAGGTCGGCGCCACCACCCCCGCCAAGGAGTTCGGCCGCATCGCCGTGGTCACGGACACCCACTGGATCTCCGGGGCGGTGCACTTCTTCCTGCACTTCTACCGTTGCGAGGTGCAGGTGTTCGCGGAGTCCGCCGAGGCCGAGGCCATCGCCTGGGCCGCCGCCGGCTGA
- a CDS encoding TetR/AcrR family transcriptional regulator yields MADEASTTARVRPATAAKREQILRAAVETFGNKGYANGTLNDIAEQVGITHAGVLHHFGSKQKLLLEVISYRDHTDVQDFEAQHMPGGADLFLHLVRTALLNESRPGIVQVYTVLSSEAVTEDHPARDYFQRRYQSLRAEVGEAFEVICRQEGVTDRSVIAAASASILGVMDGLQLQWLLHPEEVGLAEATEFAIRSIVNGVLHPGPPLKDLKAANDADGT; encoded by the coding sequence ATGGCTGATGAGGCCTCGACCACGGCGCGGGTGCGGCCGGCCACGGCGGCGAAGCGGGAGCAGATCCTGCGGGCTGCCGTGGAGACCTTCGGGAACAAGGGGTACGCCAACGGCACCCTGAACGACATCGCCGAACAGGTCGGCATCACCCACGCCGGGGTGCTGCATCACTTCGGCTCGAAGCAGAAGTTGCTCCTGGAGGTGATCAGTTACCGCGACCACACCGACGTGCAGGACTTCGAGGCGCAGCACATGCCCGGAGGCGCGGATCTCTTCCTGCACCTGGTGCGCACCGCCCTGCTGAACGAGTCCCGGCCGGGCATCGTCCAGGTCTATACGGTGCTCTCCAGTGAGGCCGTGACCGAGGACCACCCGGCCCGCGACTACTTCCAGCGCCGATACCAGAGCCTGCGCGCGGAGGTCGGCGAGGCCTTCGAGGTGATCTGCCGACAGGAGGGCGTGACGGACCGGTCAGTGATCGCGGCCGCATCCGCGAGCATCTTGGGGGTCATGGACGGACTGCAGTTGCAGTGGCTCCTGCACCCCGAGGAGGTGGGGCTGGCCGAGGCCACCGAGTTCGCGATCCGCTCCATCGTCAACGGCGTGCTCCACCCCGGTCCCCCGCTGAAGGACCTCAAGGCGGCGAACGACGCGGACGGCACGTAG
- a CDS encoding ABC transporter substrate-binding protein translates to MKLRRSLLVTGAAMLVSSLALAGCSTSDDSAQENSGQSGGASATGTALTIAKPDGSIATESNNPWIGDSSAVKLGYKNVIFEPLAMVNLVGENETTPWLAESIAWNDDYTELRVTPRAGVTWNDGTDFTAEDIVFSFELIQNTPALDTGNLQLTSVEQEGEEVVLTFAESKFVKQSQVLHMPMVPKHIWENVADPTTETNPDPVGTGPYTLENFSSQSVELTARSDYWGGDLAVPTLYYVSYNDNTALTTALANGDADWAQAFIPNVQEAFVDKDPEHNVFWAANVMAPDVLFLNVQEKPFDDVAFRQAVNMVIDREQHTTIARENAGPELTSVTGLPTPVGEQYIAPEFQGEEFAIDVDGAREILADAGYTWEGESLIDPDGEPVSFELSVPQGWNDYVTGISLIADQVGQTLGAEVLVDTPDADTWWENKRSGDFDAIMHWTDAGSTPYDLYSDTMDGRWLLAGDLVDYNFGRFENEEATALLDTYATTSSDEERTEALNRIQQIFVEEVPVIPVGTHPFLGEYNTRSYVGWPNEEDPYATADPVQVTAAMIMTRLEPAN, encoded by the coding sequence ATGAAGCTCAGAAGGTCCCTACTGGTCACCGGTGCAGCCATGCTCGTCAGTTCGCTCGCGCTGGCGGGTTGCTCGACGAGCGATGACAGCGCGCAGGAGAACTCAGGCCAGTCCGGGGGTGCGTCCGCGACGGGGACGGCCCTGACGATTGCGAAGCCGGACGGTTCCATCGCCACGGAGTCGAACAACCCCTGGATCGGCGACTCCTCGGCGGTCAAGCTCGGCTACAAGAACGTGATCTTCGAGCCCTTGGCCATGGTGAACCTGGTGGGGGAGAACGAGACCACGCCGTGGCTCGCCGAGTCCATCGCCTGGAACGACGACTACACCGAACTGCGGGTCACGCCCCGCGCCGGCGTGACGTGGAACGACGGCACCGACTTCACCGCCGAGGACATCGTCTTCAGTTTCGAGCTCATCCAGAACACCCCCGCGCTGGACACCGGCAACCTCCAGTTGACCAGTGTGGAGCAGGAGGGGGAGGAGGTGGTGCTCACCTTCGCCGAGTCCAAGTTCGTCAAGCAGTCCCAGGTGCTGCACATGCCGATGGTGCCCAAGCACATCTGGGAGAACGTGGCCGACCCGACCACGGAGACCAACCCGGACCCGGTCGGCACCGGCCCCTACACGCTGGAGAACTTCTCGAGCCAGAGCGTCGAGCTCACCGCGCGGTCCGACTACTGGGGCGGTGACCTGGCGGTCCCGACCCTGTATTACGTCTCCTACAACGACAACACCGCGCTGACCACGGCTCTGGCCAACGGCGACGCGGACTGGGCCCAGGCGTTCATCCCGAACGTGCAGGAGGCCTTCGTCGACAAGGACCCCGAGCACAACGTGTTCTGGGCGGCCAACGTGATGGCGCCCGACGTGCTGTTCCTCAACGTGCAGGAGAAGCCGTTCGACGACGTCGCGTTCCGGCAGGCCGTGAACATGGTGATCGATCGCGAGCAGCACACCACCATCGCCCGGGAGAACGCGGGCCCGGAGCTCACCTCGGTCACCGGACTGCCCACCCCGGTCGGTGAGCAGTACATCGCCCCGGAGTTCCAGGGCGAGGAGTTCGCCATCGACGTGGACGGCGCGCGGGAGATCCTGGCAGACGCCGGGTACACCTGGGAGGGCGAGAGCCTGATCGACCCGGACGGTGAGCCGGTCTCCTTCGAACTGAGCGTGCCTCAGGGGTGGAACGACTACGTCACCGGGATCAGCCTGATCGCCGACCAGGTCGGGCAGACCCTGGGCGCCGAGGTGCTGGTGGACACCCCCGACGCCGACACGTGGTGGGAGAACAAGCGCAGCGGCGACTTCGACGCGATCATGCACTGGACGGACGCGGGCTCCACGCCGTACGACCTCTACTCCGACACGATGGACGGCCGCTGGCTGCTCGCCGGGGACCTGGTCGACTACAACTTCGGGCGGTTCGAGAACGAGGAGGCGACGGCGCTGCTGGACACCTACGCGACCACGTCCAGTGACGAGGAGCGCACCGAGGCCCTGAACCGGATCCAGCAGATCTTCGTGGAGGAGGTGCCGGTGATCCCGGTCGGCACGCACCCGTTCCTGGGCGAGTACAACACCCGCAGCTACGTCGGGTGGCCCAACGAGGAGGACCCGTATGCGACCGCCGACCCCGTGCAGGTGACGGCCGCGATGATCATGACCCGACTCGAGCCGGCCAACTAG
- a CDS encoding ABC transporter ATP-binding protein codes for MPETLMSIKDFSVLYDVETPVEAVKHVSLELKRGEILGLAGESGCGKTTLAYGVQRLLKPPAVITSGSVHFHDAGGEVIDVNALDAEAMRVFRWDKISMVFQGAMNALNPVATIGAQLDDVFRIHRPGMTKAQRRAECADLLEIVAVGKDRLRSYPHELSGGMRQRVMIAMALALRPQLMVMDEPTTALDVLVQREILRQISELRHEFGFSVVFITHDLPLLLEISDRIAVMRSGEIVELSGARELWEHPRHDYTRTLLASFPRLTGEKGVLQR; via the coding sequence ATGCCTGAGACATTGATGTCCATCAAGGACTTCTCGGTCCTCTACGACGTGGAGACACCCGTGGAGGCCGTCAAGCACGTGAGCCTGGAGTTGAAGCGCGGGGAGATCCTCGGGCTCGCCGGCGAGAGCGGCTGCGGCAAGACCACCCTGGCCTACGGGGTCCAGCGTCTGCTCAAGCCCCCGGCGGTGATCACGAGCGGCTCCGTGCACTTCCACGACGCCGGGGGCGAGGTGATCGACGTCAACGCCCTGGATGCCGAGGCGATGCGGGTGTTCCGCTGGGACAAGATCTCGATGGTCTTCCAGGGGGCGATGAACGCCCTGAACCCGGTGGCCACGATCGGCGCCCAGCTGGATGACGTGTTCCGCATCCATCGTCCCGGGATGACCAAGGCGCAGCGCCGCGCGGAGTGCGCGGATCTGCTGGAGATCGTGGCGGTGGGCAAGGACCGGTTGCGGTCCTACCCCCACGAGCTCTCCGGCGGGATGCGTCAGCGGGTGATGATCGCGATGGCCCTCGCGTTGCGGCCCCAACTCATGGTGATGGACGAGCCCACCACCGCGCTCGACGTGCTCGTGCAACGCGAGATCCTGCGCCAGATCTCCGAACTGCGCCACGAGTTCGGGTTCTCCGTCGTGTTCATCACCCACGATCTGCCCCTGCTCCTGGAGATCAGCGACCGGATCGCGGTGATGCGTTCCGGCGAGATCGTGGAGCTCTCCGGCGCGCGGGAGCTGTGGGAGCACCCGCGCCACGACTACACCAGGACCCTCCTGGCGTCCTTCCCCCGCCTGACCGGCGAGAAGGGGGTGCTCCAGCGATGA